A DNA window from Haloactinospora alba contains the following coding sequences:
- a CDS encoding asparaginase, producing the protein MPATEPPQYAPLVEVVRSGFREGVHYGTVAGLTASGAVGVTRGAPGTPVLPRSAAKPFQALAALRAGAAISGEQIAVAAGSHNGEGIHTETVRTILADAGLGPADLQCPADRPLGPAAREELVRTGGEPTPLLMNCSGKHAAMLSACVQQGWDTGSYLDPQHPLQRLVRDTIEELCGERVAHTTVDGCGAPQLAVSLEGLAHGLQTMVRAAEGSAEAAVVRAMRDFPAHVAGEERDDTTVMRRLPGTVSKIGAEGVIAVATATGETVAVKVSDGDATTRARTMVALSTLAELGVDTAPVGDMLSTDIHGGGRTVGSIRPIAPGSA; encoded by the coding sequence ATGCCCGCGACGGAGCCGCCCCAGTACGCCCCCCTCGTTGAGGTGGTCCGTTCCGGTTTCCGCGAAGGGGTGCACTACGGCACGGTCGCGGGCCTCACCGCCTCGGGGGCGGTCGGTGTCACCCGCGGCGCCCCCGGCACCCCCGTGCTTCCGCGTTCGGCCGCGAAACCGTTCCAGGCGCTGGCGGCGCTGCGCGCCGGAGCCGCGATCTCCGGGGAGCAGATCGCTGTCGCCGCGGGCAGCCACAACGGCGAGGGCATCCACACCGAGACGGTGCGCACGATCCTCGCCGACGCTGGGCTCGGGCCCGCGGACCTGCAGTGTCCCGCCGACCGGCCGCTGGGGCCGGCCGCCCGGGAGGAGCTGGTGCGCACGGGTGGGGAACCCACACCGCTGCTGATGAACTGCTCCGGCAAGCACGCGGCGATGCTGTCCGCCTGCGTCCAGCAGGGCTGGGACACCGGGAGCTACCTCGACCCGCAGCACCCGCTGCAGCGGCTGGTCCGCGACACCATCGAGGAACTGTGCGGGGAGCGGGTCGCCCACACCACCGTGGACGGGTGCGGCGCGCCGCAGCTGGCCGTGTCCCTGGAGGGGCTCGCCCACGGGCTGCAGACGATGGTGCGCGCCGCGGAAGGCTCCGCCGAGGCCGCGGTCGTCCGGGCGATGCGGGACTTTCCCGCCCACGTCGCCGGTGAGGAGCGCGACGACACGACCGTGATGCGGCGGCTTCCCGGCACCGTGTCCAAGATCGGCGCCGAGGGGGTGATCGCGGTGGCCACCGCGACCGGCGAGACGGTGGCGGTGAAGGTCAGCGACGGCGACGCGACGACCCGGGCCCGGACGATGGTGGCACTGTCCACACTCGCCGAACTCGGGGTGGACACCGCCCCGGTCGGCGACATGCTCAGCACCGACATCCACGGCGGCGGCCGAACGGTGGGCAGCATCCGGCCGATCGCTCCCGGCAGCGCCTGA
- a CDS encoding 3'-5' exonuclease: protein MLDHHRARRGAIRPGELTRARSGAPAARNLEYAVFHLVATEQGPGGAERVCEIAVLRMRGDGTVTREFTTFLDPRVPLRGQRFHAVTEADTLGAPRAADTVAELTRILSGAVVTSHGLDTTHRFLDAEFLPAGLPAGMPGLCTLRTLRAQLDLANHSLARASHTLTGHWPTAQHTALGQARACAQLLAELLDNAPGEFRYTGPAPVSLEPRATGRGAPAVRTKTRNLPQNPRVPAHRETPARPLAAWPHHWRRRELDPELCSGGFTTAERDAAVAEAERRGRRTEATAAALATTGALAAVGTATAVGRLLRRLR from the coding sequence GTGCTGGACCACCACCGTGCGCGGCGGGGGGCGATTCGGCCCGGGGAACTCACCCGGGCCCGCTCCGGTGCTCCCGCCGCGCGCAACCTGGAATACGCCGTGTTCCACCTGGTAGCCACCGAGCAGGGACCCGGCGGCGCGGAACGCGTGTGCGAGATCGCGGTCCTGCGGATGCGCGGCGACGGGACAGTGACGCGGGAGTTCACCACGTTCCTCGACCCCCGTGTGCCGCTCCGGGGACAACGGTTCCACGCCGTCACCGAGGCCGACACCCTCGGCGCTCCGCGAGCTGCCGACACGGTGGCGGAACTCACCCGGATCCTCTCCGGCGCTGTCGTGACGAGCCACGGTCTCGACACCACGCACCGGTTCCTCGACGCCGAGTTCCTCCCCGCCGGGCTGCCGGCCGGCATGCCGGGCCTGTGCACCCTGCGCACACTGCGTGCGCAACTGGACCTGGCGAACCACTCGCTGGCACGCGCCAGTCACACGCTCACCGGACACTGGCCCACCGCCCAGCACACGGCGCTGGGCCAGGCCCGTGCCTGCGCCCAGCTCCTGGCGGAGCTGCTGGACAACGCGCCCGGTGAGTTCCGCTACACCGGTCCCGCTCCGGTGTCACTGGAACCCCGCGCCACCGGAAGAGGCGCTCCGGCGGTGCGGACCAAGACCCGCAACCTCCCCCAGAACCCCCGGGTTCCCGCACACCGGGAAACACCGGCGCGGCCGCTCGCGGCGTGGCCGCACCACTGGCGGAGGCGGGAACTCGACCCGGAACTGTGCTCCGGCGGGTTCACCACCGCCGAACGCGACGCGGCCGTGGCCGAGGCCGAACGCCGCGGCCGCCGCACGGAGGCGACCGCGGCGGCACTGGCGACGACCGGAGCCCTCGCCGCTGTGGGGACGGCCACGGCCGTCGGGAGGCTCCTTCGCCGGTTGCGCTGA
- a CDS encoding PP2C family protein-serine/threonine phosphatase, producing MPQETSAPVGSVDLLLVEDDAQDAFLVEELLAETALKAHITWVSTLAEAREHLSGFDGCVLLDMNLPDASGMSLLREVLGAAESAAVVVLTGFDDEHEGVAAVAAGAQDYLVKGQVDGSLLARSLRYSVERQRADENVRQLREAEMYARENMRLERGLLPQVLLDNSPLSHRSFYRPGRKRAVVGGDFFDAVQKDGTTHVIVGDVSGHGPDEAALGVSLRIAWRALVMGGVAEEDVLPKLEEVLMSERAQDEMYATLCQASLDTGSDQVRIRLFGHPPPLLIQDGEVAEVPASPRPPMGVFPGADIDVEEFALPRGATLLLYTDGLVDAHDGNEGRLEVQGLRRILDGVLRGGVATVDVPESLVDEAERHNGGPLQDDVAMLLLTHGEHA from the coding sequence ATGCCGCAGGAGACGTCCGCCCCTGTCGGATCGGTTGACCTGCTCCTCGTCGAGGACGACGCCCAGGACGCGTTCCTGGTGGAGGAGCTGCTCGCCGAAACGGCACTCAAAGCCCACATCACCTGGGTCAGTACCCTCGCCGAGGCACGCGAGCACCTTTCCGGGTTCGACGGGTGCGTACTGCTGGACATGAACCTTCCCGACGCCAGCGGCATGAGCCTGCTCCGCGAGGTGCTCGGGGCGGCGGAGTCGGCGGCGGTCGTGGTGCTGACCGGTTTCGACGACGAGCACGAGGGCGTCGCCGCCGTGGCCGCCGGTGCCCAGGACTACCTCGTCAAAGGGCAGGTGGACGGCTCGCTGCTGGCACGCAGCCTCCGGTACTCCGTGGAGCGCCAGCGGGCGGACGAGAACGTGCGCCAGCTCCGCGAGGCGGAGATGTACGCCCGGGAGAACATGCGGCTGGAACGCGGCCTGCTCCCGCAGGTGCTGCTTGACAACTCCCCGTTGAGCCACCGTTCGTTCTACCGTCCGGGCCGCAAGCGCGCGGTCGTCGGCGGGGACTTCTTCGACGCCGTGCAGAAGGACGGCACGACGCACGTCATCGTCGGCGACGTGAGCGGGCACGGGCCCGATGAGGCCGCCCTGGGAGTGAGTCTGCGCATCGCCTGGCGCGCCCTGGTGATGGGAGGGGTGGCCGAGGAGGACGTCCTGCCCAAGCTCGAGGAGGTCCTCATGAGCGAGCGCGCCCAGGACGAGATGTACGCGACCCTGTGCCAGGCCAGCCTGGACACGGGAAGCGACCAGGTGCGCATCCGGCTGTTCGGCCACCCGCCCCCACTGCTCATCCAGGACGGCGAGGTCGCCGAGGTTCCGGCCTCCCCGCGCCCGCCCATGGGAGTGTTCCCGGGTGCCGACATCGACGTGGAGGAGTTCGCCCTCCCGCGCGGTGCGACCCTGCTGCTGTACACCGACGGGCTGGTGGACGCCCACGACGGGAACGAGGGCCGGCTGGAGGTTCAGGGGCTGCGCCGCATCCTCGACGGTGTGCTGCGGGGCGGCGTCGCGACCGTCGACGTTCCCGAGAGTCTCGTCGACGAGGCGGAACGGCACAACGGAGGTCCGCTGCAGGACGATGTCGCCATGCTGCTCCTCACCCACGGGGAGCACGCGTGA
- a CDS encoding sensor histidine kinase produces the protein MTEPEREQRRRSLFHWNPTPWSLRRRVTVLLAAVAVVLIAAVSTITVSAFNARDSLARQVDELTPAQAAVEQTMSAYLNQDNGIRGYALTSDTEFLTPYNDGVQDLEESRSILRGIAGNNSDIDAAIEELLAAGDAWTHDFAEPTLEKVRSGEEVSAEDYRLGRKRFAELRHAASEADNRIGQELSQERERLTQATQQVVALLILVGVVVVVLSVFLWVMLQHWVLRPLDDLGNHLQQVSEGYYAHRIELEGPPEIERVGRDVDVMRERIVRDLHEVGAARRQLQEQSELLERQTDELRRSNLELEQFAYVASHDLQEPLRKVASFCQLLQRRYRGQLDERADSYIDFAVEGAKRMQTLINDLLAFSRVGRTKEFTEVDLDAALTDALSSLEPRLEDAEAEVTREDMPTVEGDRTLLTQVFFNLVGNAVKFRGTEPARVHVSVERDGDEWVFCCSDNGIGIDPQYAERIFVIFQRLHTRDKYGGTGIGLAMCKKIVEFHGGRIWLGATEENVGTRICWSLPALDSGGTDERDTAAQSPKEPASEPEADEDTAHTAGHADDDTEKV, from the coding sequence GTGACCGAACCCGAGCGGGAGCAGCGGAGACGGTCGCTGTTCCACTGGAACCCCACCCCCTGGTCGCTGCGCCGCCGGGTCACCGTGCTGCTCGCGGCGGTGGCGGTGGTGCTCATCGCCGCCGTGTCGACCATCACCGTCTCGGCCTTCAACGCCCGGGACTCGCTGGCGCGCCAGGTGGACGAGCTGACCCCGGCGCAGGCCGCCGTGGAACAGACCATGTCGGCCTACCTCAACCAGGACAACGGGATCCGGGGCTACGCCCTCACCTCCGACACCGAGTTCCTCACCCCGTACAACGACGGGGTCCAGGACCTGGAGGAGAGCCGGTCCATCCTGCGGGGGATCGCGGGCAACAACTCCGACATCGACGCCGCCATCGAGGAGCTGCTGGCGGCCGGTGACGCCTGGACCCACGATTTCGCCGAACCCACCCTGGAGAAGGTGCGTTCCGGCGAGGAGGTCAGCGCCGAGGACTACCGGCTCGGCCGGAAACGGTTCGCGGAGCTGCGCCACGCGGCCAGTGAGGCCGACAATCGCATCGGCCAGGAACTGTCCCAGGAGCGGGAGCGACTCACCCAGGCCACCCAGCAGGTCGTCGCGCTGCTGATCCTGGTGGGTGTCGTGGTGGTCGTCCTGTCCGTGTTCCTGTGGGTGATGCTGCAGCACTGGGTGCTGCGGCCGCTGGACGACCTGGGCAACCACCTGCAGCAGGTCTCGGAGGGCTACTACGCCCACCGGATCGAGTTGGAGGGGCCGCCCGAGATCGAACGGGTCGGCAGGGACGTCGACGTCATGCGGGAACGCATCGTCAGGGACCTGCACGAGGTCGGTGCGGCGCGCCGCCAGTTGCAGGAGCAGTCGGAGCTGCTCGAACGCCAGACGGACGAGCTGCGCCGCTCCAACCTGGAACTGGAGCAGTTCGCCTACGTCGCCTCGCACGACCTGCAGGAGCCGTTGCGGAAGGTGGCCAGTTTCTGCCAGCTGCTGCAGCGCCGTTACCGGGGGCAGCTCGACGAGCGCGCCGACTCCTACATCGACTTCGCCGTCGAGGGCGCCAAACGCATGCAGACCCTCATCAACGACCTGTTGGCGTTCTCCCGGGTGGGGCGTACGAAGGAGTTCACGGAGGTAGACCTCGACGCCGCGCTCACCGACGCGCTGAGCAGCCTGGAACCCCGGCTGGAGGACGCCGAGGCCGAGGTCACCCGCGAGGATATGCCGACCGTGGAGGGCGACCGGACCCTGTTGACCCAGGTGTTCTTCAACCTCGTCGGCAACGCGGTGAAGTTCCGCGGTACGGAACCGGCACGGGTGCACGTCAGTGTCGAACGGGACGGTGACGAGTGGGTTTTCTGCTGTTCGGACAACGGCATCGGGATCGACCCGCAGTACGCGGAACGTATCTTCGTGATCTTCCAGCGGCTGCACACCCGGGACAAATACGGTGGCACCGGTATCGGCCTGGCCATGTGCAAGAAGATCGTGGAGTTCCACGGAGGACGGATCTGGCTGGGCGCCACGGAGGAGAACGTGGGTACCCGCATATGCTGGTCGTTGCCCGCCCTCGACAGCGGCGGAACGGACGAGCGCGACACCGCGGCCCAGTCCCCGAAGGAGCCCGCGTCCGAGCCGGAAGCGGACGAGGACACCGCGCACACGGCCGGGCACGCGGACGACGACACCGAGAAGGTCTGA
- a CDS encoding response regulator, with protein MTKEAFAEHKVGNRLHVASDGVEALRFLRREGEHADAPQPHLILLDLNLPRKDGREVLEEVKKDDTLSHIPIVVLTTSEAEEDILRSYRLHANAYVAKPVDFDQFIQVVQQIDDFFVTVVRLPRG; from the coding sequence ATGACGAAGGAGGCGTTCGCGGAACACAAGGTCGGCAACCGGCTGCACGTGGCCTCCGACGGGGTCGAGGCGCTGCGGTTCCTCCGCAGGGAGGGAGAGCACGCCGACGCTCCGCAGCCGCACCTCATCCTGCTCGACCTCAACCTGCCCCGCAAGGACGGCCGGGAGGTGCTCGAGGAGGTCAAGAAGGACGACACGCTGTCGCACATCCCCATCGTGGTACTCACCACCTCGGAGGCCGAGGAGGACATCCTGCGCAGCTACCGGTTGCACGCCAACGCCTACGTGGCCAAACCCGTCGACTTCGACCAGTTCATCCAGGTGGTCCAGCAGATCGACGACTTCTTCGTTACCGTGGTGCGGCTCCCCCGAGGTTGA
- a CDS encoding low molecular weight protein-tyrosine-phosphatase — protein MSVPEPRDPAGPYRVCLVCLGNICRSPMAAQVLWSHLERAGLAGAVEVDSAGTGDWHVGSDMDPRAASTLRIHGYFTDHAARRFDPAWFAERDLVLAMDRDNYDDLRRLASSVGADPDRLRMFRSFATDTDPASEVPDPYYGGKDGFGTVLTMIESAAAGLVGELAARLGTQRAD, from the coding sequence ATGAGTGTGCCGGAACCCCGCGATCCCGCCGGGCCCTACCGCGTGTGCCTGGTGTGCCTGGGCAACATCTGCCGTTCCCCGATGGCGGCCCAGGTGCTGTGGTCCCATCTGGAACGCGCCGGACTGGCCGGCGCCGTCGAGGTCGACAGTGCCGGTACGGGTGACTGGCACGTCGGCTCGGACATGGACCCCCGGGCGGCGTCCACCCTGCGGATACACGGGTACTTCACGGACCATGCCGCGCGGCGGTTCGACCCCGCCTGGTTCGCGGAGCGCGACCTCGTGCTGGCGATGGACCGCGACAACTACGACGACCTGCGTAGGCTCGCCTCCAGCGTGGGAGCCGACCCGGACCGGCTGCGGATGTTCCGTTCGTTCGCCACCGACACCGACCCCGCGTCCGAGGTCCCGGATCCGTACTACGGCGGTAAGGACGGCTTCGGCACGGTGCTGACCATGATCGAGAGCGCCGCGGCCGGGCTGGTCGGGGAACTCGCCGCGCGGCTGGGCACACAGCGAGCGGACTGA
- a CDS encoding fructosamine kinase family protein — protein sequence MRPVTERVAELTGREITRLVPLGASHEWELYRAAPDTGESLFVKALPETTPDTAFSGLFDTEARGLAWLGASSSAPVPRVAGWDAHTLVMSWVEQHPPTPAAAERFGRQLAAMHLSGADTFGADRDGYIGPLPLDNTPCDTWPEFYARRRLEPYLRRAADSGALTPADVREVERVIDRIDGLTGEPEPPARVHGDLWSGNVLWQDDGAVVIDPAAHGGHREVDLAMLALFGLPHLDRVRDAYNEAAPLKDGWRSRIALHQLHPLLVHVCLFGAAYRTTTLEAARAALRG from the coding sequence GTGCGCCCCGTCACCGAGCGTGTCGCCGAACTCACCGGCCGGGAGATCACCCGGCTCGTCCCGCTCGGCGCCAGCCACGAGTGGGAGCTGTACCGTGCCGCGCCCGACACCGGAGAGTCCCTGTTCGTCAAGGCGCTCCCGGAGACGACCCCCGATACGGCGTTCTCGGGCCTGTTCGACACCGAGGCCCGCGGCCTGGCGTGGCTGGGCGCCTCCTCATCCGCGCCGGTGCCCCGAGTCGCCGGATGGGACGCGCACACCCTCGTGATGTCGTGGGTGGAGCAACACCCGCCCACCCCGGCGGCGGCGGAACGGTTCGGCCGGCAGCTGGCGGCGATGCACCTGTCCGGAGCGGACACGTTCGGCGCCGACCGCGACGGCTACATCGGCCCGCTCCCGCTGGACAACACCCCGTGCGACACGTGGCCCGAGTTCTACGCGCGCCGCCGGCTGGAGCCCTACCTCCGCCGGGCCGCGGACAGCGGGGCGCTGACCCCCGCCGACGTGCGCGAGGTCGAACGGGTCATCGACCGGATCGACGGTCTCACCGGCGAACCCGAACCGCCGGCCCGGGTGCACGGCGACCTGTGGAGCGGCAACGTGCTGTGGCAGGACGACGGCGCGGTCGTGATCGACCCCGCGGCGCACGGCGGGCACCGCGAGGTCGACCTCGCCATGCTCGCGCTGTTCGGCCTGCCCCACCTGGACCGGGTGCGCGACGCCTACAACGAGGCCGCCCCGCTCAAGGACGGGTGGCGCTCCCGGATCGCCCTGCACCAGCTGCACCCGCTGCTGGTGCACGTGTGCCTGTTCGGCGCCGCCTACCGGACCACCACCCTGGAGGCGGCGCGGGCGGCGCTGCGCGGCTAG
- a CDS encoding IS5 family transposase, protein MARVSIGGRNDLTDKQWRVLEPLLPARSGRGKPPIWSRRQLLDGIRWRTRIGAPWRDVPERYGHWQSVYHLLRTWQRAGIWTLIAAKLRAWADTAGLIDWRVSVDSTTCRAHPHAAGARRTPYDQVEPPGDEPRDHALGRSRGGWGTKLHLAGEQGRKPLAVVVGAGHRGDSPQFARVLERIRVARPGPGRPRTRPDRVLADKAYSSRSNRAYLRRRKIPATIAEPADQRAHRKARGSAGGRPPAFDARAYRDRHAVECGVGLLKQFRAVATRYDKLALRYEATVHIAVIDIWLRDLATTPS, encoded by the coding sequence GTGGCCAGGGTATCGATCGGAGGACGCAACGATCTCACCGACAAGCAGTGGCGCGTGCTCGAACCGCTGCTGCCCGCCAGGAGCGGACGCGGAAAGCCGCCCATATGGAGCCGCCGCCAACTGCTGGACGGCATCCGCTGGCGCACCCGCATCGGCGCGCCCTGGCGCGACGTGCCCGAACGCTACGGCCACTGGCAATCGGTCTACCACCTGCTGCGGACCTGGCAGCGCGCCGGGATCTGGACACTGATCGCGGCGAAACTGCGGGCCTGGGCCGATACGGCCGGGCTCATCGACTGGCGGGTCTCGGTCGACTCCACGACGTGCCGGGCCCACCCCCACGCCGCCGGCGCCCGCCGCACCCCCTACGACCAGGTCGAACCGCCCGGGGACGAACCCCGCGACCACGCACTGGGACGCTCGCGCGGCGGGTGGGGCACCAAGCTCCACCTCGCCGGAGAGCAGGGCCGCAAACCCCTGGCGGTGGTGGTGGGCGCCGGCCACCGCGGCGACAGCCCGCAGTTCGCGCGAGTGCTGGAGCGCATCCGCGTGGCCCGCCCGGGGCCAGGGCGCCCGCGCACCCGGCCCGACCGCGTGCTGGCCGACAAGGCCTACTCCTCCCGGAGCAATCGCGCCTACCTACGGCGCAGGAAGATCCCCGCGACCATCGCCGAGCCCGCCGACCAGCGGGCCCACCGCAAAGCCCGGGGGTCGGCGGGCGGCCGGCCGCCCGCTTTCGATGCCCGGGCCTATCGGGACCGCCATGCGGTGGAGTGCGGCGTAGGGCTGCTCAAGCAATTCCGCGCGGTGGCCACGCGCTACGACAAGCTCGCCCTGCGCTACGAGGCCACGGTCCACATCGCCGTGATCGACATCTGGCTACGCGACCTCGCAACAACACCTTCTTAA